The genome window ATTTGTTGAAGAACAGATCAAACAGCTGGTTGATCCTGCATTGGTGATTGAGGCAGTCCGTTAATCATGACACAAGTCACCTATCTGGACAACAATGCGACGACGCGGGTCGCTCCGGAAATCATTGAGGCCATGGAGCCGTTTTTTACTGAATTCTGGGGTAATCCGTCGAGCATGCATACGTTCGGCGGGCAGGTAAAAGCGCACGTTGATCTTGCCCGTGAGAAAGTCGCGGCACTGCTCGGAGCTCAGGCCGATGAAATCACGTTCACCAGCTGCGGCTCTGAAAGCAATAACGCGGCACTTCGCGGTGCGGTGGATTTCTACGGTAAGCCGACGCATATTATAACGACCGCCGTCGAGCATCCCGCCGTGCTGTCCGTCTGCCGTTATCTAAAGAGCCTAGGTCATAAGGTAACAGAGCTTCCCGTCGACGGGCAGGGACATATCGACCTGGACAAACTGGATCACGCACTGGAAATGGACGGCCCGTCCATTGCATCCATTATGTGGGCCAACAATGAAACAGGTGTTATATTCCCTATTCAGGATATTGCAGAACGCGTGAAAGCACACGGGATCCTGTTTCATTCTGATGCCGTGCAAATTGCGGGAAAGAGTCCGATCGACCTGTCTAAAACACCCATTGATTTGCTGTCCATTTCCGGCCACAAATTGCACGCCCCCAAGGGAATAGGCGTACTGTACAAACGGCGGGGAACGAAAATTAATCCGTTCATCATCGGCGGACATCAGGAAAGCGGACATCGCGCCGGCACAGAAAATACCGCCTACATCGTGGGATTGGGCGCAGCCTGTGATCTGGCCATGAAACACATGGATGAAGAGCAGTCTCGTGTGGCCGCGATGCGCGATCGACTGGAAGCGGGGATTCTTGCCAGCTGCCCCGACACCAATGTGAATGGTGATCCCTCATGCCGTCTGCCGAACACAACCAATATCGGCTTTAAGTACATTGAAGGGGAAGCGATTCTTCTTATGATGGATCAGTATGGCATTTGCGCCTCCTCCGGGTCGGCCTGTACATCTGGATCGCTGGATCCGTCGCATGTCATGGTCGCCATGGATGTGCATCCTTCAGCACTGCACGGATCTATTCGTTTCAGTCTGAGCCGTTATAATACCGATAGCGATGTGGATACCGTTTTAGAAAATCTGCCCGGTATTGTCACGACGCTGCGTAACCTTTCGCCATATACCCCGAAATAGAAGTATCTTCTACACCCTTTCTTCCGGAATCGTCTTTTATGAGTGCATTCCGGAAAAAAAGAGGTGAGATTATATCCATGCGCAATCTTCGTTTTATCATCGAATTAGGACTAACTAAACTGGGTCTGGTAACCATCG of Spartobacteria bacterium contains these proteins:
- the nifS gene encoding cysteine desulfurase NifS — translated: MTQVTYLDNNATTRVAPEIIEAMEPFFTEFWGNPSSMHTFGGQVKAHVDLAREKVAALLGAQADEITFTSCGSESNNAALRGAVDFYGKPTHIITTAVEHPAVLSVCRYLKSLGHKVTELPVDGQGHIDLDKLDHALEMDGPSIASIMWANNETGVIFPIQDIAERVKAHGILFHSDAVQIAGKSPIDLSKTPIDLLSISGHKLHAPKGIGVLYKRRGTKINPFIIGGHQESGHRAGTENTAYIVGLGAACDLAMKHMDEEQSRVAAMRDRLEAGILASCPDTNVNGDPSCRLPNTTNIGFKYIEGEAILLMMDQYGICASSGSACTSGSLDPSHVMVAMDVHPSALHGSIRFSLSRYNTDSDVDTVLENLPGIVTTLRNLSPYTPK